A DNA window from Setaria viridis chromosome 2, Setaria_viridis_v4.0, whole genome shotgun sequence contains the following coding sequences:
- the LOC117846563 gene encoding beta-amylase 2, chloroplastic, whose protein sequence is MQQAAGPAEDEDEEMGVKEEDGDEEEEEEDDGYYMDPCPAAVASPPGVGGGRANPASRRRAREEKERTKLRERQRRAITGRILAGLRQHGNYSLRARADINEVIAALAREAGWVVLPDGTTFPSSAAAAAQPGPRPVMVAAAPLALPTSPALPLRGISPVAARPISHRPAPASSLLLSPPRAAGAAAASSRPPADDVPDGGSSSHLLAVPVNVPMDPAVAEDAAVAKQVPEVAPRPPERDFAGTPYVPVYVMLPLGVVNVSGEVVDADELVGQLRVLKAAGVDGVMVDCWWGNVEAHRPQEYNWTGYKRLFQMIRELKLKLQVVMSFHECGGNVGDDVSIPLPHWVTEIGRSNPDIYFTDRAGRRNTECLSWGIDKERVLQGRTAVEVYFDFMRSFRVEFDEYFEDAIISEIEIGLGACGELRYPSYPAKHGWKYPGIGEFQCYDRYLQKNLRRAAEERGHTIWARGPDNAGHYNSEPNLTGFFCDGGDYDSYYGRFFLNWYSQMLVDHADRVLMLARLAFEGLNIAVKVSGVHWWYKTASHAAELTAGFYNPCNRDGYAPIAAVLKKYDAALNFTCVELRTMDQHEVYPEAFADPEGLVWQVLNAAWDAGLQVASENALPCYDREGFNKILENAKPLNDPDGRHLFGFTYLRLSKVLFERPNFFEFERFVKRMHGEAVLDLQA, encoded by the exons ATGCagcaggcggcggggccggccgaggacgaggacgaggagatGGGGGtcaaggaggaggacggcgacgaggaggaggaggaggaagacgacggctACTACATGGACCCGTGCCCCGCGGCCGTCGCGTCGCCTCCCGGCgtaggcggcggcagggcgaacccggcgagccggcggcgcgcgcgcgaggAGAAGGAGCGGACCAAGCtgcgggagcggcagcggcgcgcgaTCACGGGGCGGATCCTGGCGGGGCTGCGCCAGCACGGCAACTACAGCCTGCGGGCGCGCGCCGACATCAACGAGGTGATCGCGGCGCTGGCGCGCGAGGCCGGGTGGGTCGTCCTCCCCGACGGCACCAccttcccctcctccgccgccgcggctgcgcaG CCGGGCCCCCGCCCCGTGatggtcgccgccgcgccgctcgcgctCCCGACCTCGCCGGCGCTCCCCCTCCGCGGCatctcgcccgtcgccgcccgccccatCTCCCACCGCCCCGCGCCggcgtcctccctcctcctctcgcccccgcgcgccgcaggagccgccgccgcctcctcgcgtCCCCCGGCGGACGACGTCCCTGACGGCGGCAGCTCCTCGCACCTCCTCGCTGTCCCCGTCAACGTCCCCATGGACCCCGCGGTCGCCGaagacgccgccgtcgccaagcAG GTGCCCGAGGtggcgccgcgcccgccggagCGGGACTTCGCCGGCACGCCCTACGTTCCCGTCTACGTCATGCTCCCC CTTGGGGTGGTCAATGTCAGCGGCGAGGTGGTGGACGCGGACGAGTTGGTGGGCCAGCTGCGGGTGCTCAAGGCAGCCGGGGTGGACGGGGTCATGGTCGACTGCTGGTGGGGGAACGTAGAGGCGCACAGGCCGCAGGAGTACAACTGGACTGGCTACAAGCGCCTATTTCAGATGATCAGGGAGCTCAAGCTCAAGTTGCAG GTGGTCATGTCATTCCATGAATGTGGTGGCAATGTTGGCGACGATGTGTCAATTCCTCTCCCACATTGGGTAACAGAGATTGGAAGGAGCAACCCAGATATCTACTTTACTGACAGGGCAGGAAGGCGTAATACTGAGTGCTTGTCATGGGGGATTGATAAAGAAAGGGTTCTCCAAGGCCGAACAGCAGTGGAG GTATATTTTGACTTTATGAGAAGCTTCCGAGTGGAGTTTGATGAGTATTTTGAGGATGCGATCATCTCAGAAATTGAGATTGGACTAGGGGCTTGTGGAGAGCTGCGATATCCATCTTATCCAGCAAAACATGGTTGGAAATACCCTGGCATTGGGGAATTTCAG TGCTATGACAGGTACTTACAGAAAAATTTGAGAAGAGCTGCAGAAGAACGGGGGCATACTATATGGGCAAGAGGACCAGACAATGCTGGCCATTATAATTCGGAACCAAATCTCACTGGGTTTTTTTGTGATGGAGGAGATTATGATAGTTATTATGGCCGTTTTTTCCTCAACTGGTACTCTCAGATGTTGGTGGATCATGCGGACCGTGTACTGATGTTAGCAAGGTTGGCTTTTGAGGGTTTAAACATAGCTGTTAAG GTCTCTGGAGTGCACTGGTGGTACAAAACTGCCAGTCATGCTGCTGAATTGACTGCTGGGTTTTACAACCCATGTAACCGTGATGGCTATGCTCCAATTGCTGCAGTATTGAAGAAATATGATGCTGCTTTGAACTTTACATGTGTTGAATTGCGCACTATGGACCAGCATGAGGTATACCCTGAGGCATTTGCAGATCCAGAGGGCCTGGTATGGCAG GTGCTAAATGCTGCGTGGGATGCTGGTTTACAAGTGGCTAGTGAGAACGCTCTACCTTGCTACGATAGAGAAGGATTCAACAAGATTCTGGAGAATGCCAAACCACTGAATGACCCAGATGGACGGCATTTGTTTGGATTCACCTACCTGAGGCTTAGCAAAGTTCTGTTTGAGAGGCCCAACTTTTTCGAATTCGAGCGCTTCGTCAAGAGAATGCATG GTGAGGCGGTTCTTGATCTGCAAGCATAG